A segment of the Salminus brasiliensis chromosome 1, fSalBra1.hap2, whole genome shotgun sequence genome:
TAGGACATATTTAATGCTGTGTTTTTTAAGCGTTAACATATTAGGAGTACAAGGGGTATTGTACCAGTTCACCCGGGGAGTATCAGCGCAAATAGCTGGAGGTTACACAGCTCATTCTCCTCGACCATATTAGCTGTTATgctaatccccccccccctaaattatattaatttatgtGCTGGTCTTGCTCacaaaaatcaaaataaatagcGACGCTGTTACTgaacacagtaataaaaaatatatatttccatTCAGACGTgaatgggcaattaatcacgtgGACAATTTCACCCAATGAAACAGTCTAGAGGGATGACGTTTCAGGGGTGATACGACGTAGATAACTGACGCTAATATctgttagcaagctaacacaCGCTAAGGGAGCTAGCAGTAGCTCGATAGCAGAGAGCAAGAGcacgatagctagctagctttacctgttggtatcagcttcatatgccagcgtagcaacaacagtattataccGTTGAACTTGCTGATATGTGATccacatttaatttaatagcAACGCGTTTAAAAGATAAAACCTTCTAAGTAACGATCAGTAATATTTAAATCGATAAATATAATTGAATAAATTGAATGTGGCTGATAAGTATGACAGCCTCgcagatgggcaattaatcacgtgcgcgattttaaccaatggaacagtgGGGGGCGCTGCGTCATAGCTGTAGGTTTAGGCTGGTGTTAATTAGGTTAATTAGATGACATGGTTAATAGCTTATGAACTACCTATGATATATACTGACATCGATGATACTGGAGTTAGAACAGGGTCGATATCACAGTCCATCAGAAACACAGATGATGTCCAGCAGTGCAGTATAAGAGAAACTACAGTGTGAAATAAGTAAATGTCCGTGCAGTAaagcatttaaagcatttaaatgAACGCGATTAGTTAGTTCTAGGATAACTAATCCAGCAGTAGTATTAGTTACTCGCATAGTTTACACCCAGGGAAGCAGCTCCGCCGAAAACACGCACACGAGCGTTAATCTCGACCCGGATTTAGAGGGGAGGGGGTTGCTTTGTCGGCTGTATTGATGTTTTTCGTTCATTTTCACTTTCTGGTCGAATTTGTGAAACGACCACAAGAGGAAACATGGGACAAACTGGTAGGTCATACAGAGGTAGTCCTCTAGAGGTCGGAGTGGGCTGTGGTGATCCACAACGTCCACTCTGCATCCAGGACAGCAGGTGGCGGTAAGGGTCCTTTCTCTCGGTGTCAGGCGTGCAGGTCTAGAAATGGTGATCACTGTAGACACATATTGTCTCACTGAAGTTTATGTCCAGCGGTAAACCGCGTTGCTCCTGGATCCAGCTTTAATCTGGTCATTTGTGGAACTACCAGCTTTTCGTCCGTGCAGAGAGTCAGTAGCAGGTCTCTAGTTAGtcggtggaggtggaggtggacgTGCAGTGGTGAGTTAGTGAAAGTCTGGAGGTGGACACGGGATTTGAAGCTAGAGGTGGGGAGAGAAGCCCAAACTAACAGTTTAGTCCCACTCATTTTTCTCAGCACTCGccgagtatatatatatatatatatatatatatatatatatatatatatatatatatatatatatatatctatatctctatCTCTAGCATGTTAAATATCTGGATCTGTCGGCGAGGGGAAATCTGTACACACCTGTAGTATGAAAAGTGTCACAACCAGTggtgccaactcctcagtaaggaaagtagctattggctgccCTAGAAGTCGCCAAATCTTCTAATTTGCAGAATCGTTCATTTGCTTGTGTATGGTGTATAAAAACATcttaaatatgttaaaactGCAAACGAtctctgaataaatgaaaaaatatttatttatttgcatttaaaaTAGGCCAGCACTTCTCCAAATAACCAAATAACGCTGTGTCTcgacccacattacataaataatttttttaataaataacacAAATCAATTTTCCCCTGTGTTGTTTAATCCAAAGGACTGTTATGTGAGGTGGAACTGCTGCTCTAcgttcaaccctcctccttttaTCCGGGCTTTGGACCGGCAAAGTGACCTTAAAACAGACACTTTGGCAGAGGTActtagttatttttttattttttagcgTGGaggtgagagtgagtgagactgtgtgagttaaatgcagaggtttgTTTTCGCGTCTCTCTGAAggcgcatttatatttacaccaGCGGCGGctttgggcatgcgcagttcattgcagtgtggacgtggagcggtgtgggtctccTCTGACTGtgagcactgggagtgttgtgggacagGGCTCGCGGCACTACCGCTGCTGAGGGCagaaactgaagaacatgtgtgttcatctcagagtctccaaaagtctccaataacaccagattAAGAGTCTAGATTTATCACtagtcacttaaaaaaaaaaaaaagttgttaaatgGGCAACACTGCTCACAACCAGGTTATGACTGACAGTGAGTGCGGTGTCACGCTCCAGCCTATGAGAACGCAAGGAGAGAGGACCTTGGTTTTCACTGCAAAAATGTAGATTTACTTCCAGCTCCCTCTACAGAACAGACAATTCCTGCTGGCCTCACATCCCAACCTCACTCCTTCACCCATATTTTTACATCCACATCCATGTTTTTCTGAATaaaaaactcacacacagtaTCGCATCATCCTCAGTCACTTCTCAACAGACAGATTGTCTGTGATTTTTTCCTGGAGCGGTCATGTAATGTGTGACCTGCTGTCGCTGAACAGTCATGTAGTGTGCAAACCACAGCGACTCCAACATTTACAATTACAATAGATCTGGTTGTGTAGTTTGAACAGTAGAGCGATCTGACGACTCTACAAGTTGTGTAGTATGTTGAAACCATTAAATAGCATGAATATAGACAAGAGAGATTAGAGATGTctattataactattataatGTTTCTTACTTTCTTTTATAGAGCTCTGAATTAGACATTATCTTTCTCACATACATGCTTTAAAACAACACTCAAAACAAAAGTTCAGTTAATCCTGTAGCCAGTGGGATGGAATGGTTTtagtaaaaataaacagattCTGGTCCCCACAAAGTTGGTTTTAAGGAAAGTCAGCTTTTTGAGAATGACCAGAAAAGTGCACTTGAGGTCTCTGACCATGTCTTTCTGATCTGTTAAAGGACCAATGGAGTTCCCAAAGCTTCCTCCTCACGATGGACCTGTGTTGTCAGTGGTGGACATGCATACTGGAGGAGAACCTTTGCGCATCATCATGAGCGGTTATCCAGACGTGATTGGGGACACTGTCCTTGCCAAACGGCGCTATGCACGAGAACATCTAGACCATCTTCGGAAAGTACTGATGTTTGAGCCCCGTGGTCACTATGACATGTACGGAGCCTTACTGGTCCAAAGTGAAATAGCAGAAGCAGACCTCGGGGTTCTGTTTATGCACAACGAGGGCTACAGCACAATGTGCGGCCATGCGGTTATTGCACTGGGGCGCTTTGCTGTAGACTACGGCTTGGTTAAAGCCCCTACATCACCAGagacccaaataaacatacacTGTCCTTGTGGCTTGGTGAAGGCTTTTGTGGAGTATTCCAGTGGCAAAACAGGAGCCGTAAGATTCCAGAGTGTCCCAGCTTTTGTTTTTGCCACAGGTAATAAAGACGACAGACAGCCCCTGCCAGCCTGAGATGGAAAGGAGGGTTTATTTATAACCATATACACTTGAAGGCTTCTACAGAGTATTCCTTTCTTTAACTAAATGTTACATTATTTGCtaagccccccctccccctgaTGTTATTCTTGTGTCTCTTTTCAGACGTGAAAGTAACTGTGCCTGGATATGGTGAAATCACAGTAGACATAAGCTATGGAGGTGCTCTGTATGCTTTTGTGGATGCTGAAAGGTTTGGAATGGATGTCAATAAATCCAGAACCAGAGACCTGGTGGATGTGGCAACGGCCGTGACCAGTGCTGTCAAATCTCAGGTACAGGCACAGTTGCATGAGCACAAGCATTACAGCATATGATTACATTACAGAGTAGTCATGAGGGAAAATATGCCAAAAGCCTTACTTCTGAATTCACAGTGTGTTATTTAACAGGTGAAGTTGCACCATCCTGTTAGTGATGATCTCGCTTTCCTTTATGGCACCATTCTCACCGATGGCAAAGATGCCTTCTCTGATGAGCCCACAGCCAACATCTGTGTATTTGCTGATGCTCAGGTGAGACTTGCTTCTCCATACAGTATTGTCTtcatacttttatatatttttgagtCACCTCTTCATGTTCCACTGCAGTGTTACCATCTATCCAGGCTGATGTTTTGTGCTCTTAGGTGGACAGGAGCCCCACTGGGTCAGGTGTGACAGCTCGCATCGCTCTGCAGTACCACAAAGGTCTGATCCAACTGCACCAAACCAGGAGCTTTAGAAGTGGTACCACAGGAGCTATCTTTACAGGCAAAGCAGTACAGGTACCAAGCAACTCAGCCTTACACGTCACTCAATTTTGCTGAAAGAAGGGCCTCTGCAGTGTGTCATCTAAATCAGCATGCGGGTATTTGTGTCACACAATACTGATTTTCTAGATTCAGTGGTGCTAAATACACCACTAATACCAAAATAAAATTTCTTTTAAAGAGAAGCAAAATAGAACAAACCAGTCCAAGCAACCAAGTCAAATATGTTCATagatttaatttacattagGGGAGCTGAGTATTATGCCCAAGTTATTTAGATTTAGACTAATGACATTTTAAATACAATCTGATACCATAATATTtggaaaatattgtaatattgaaTTCCAGTGTGAACATATTTTGTCCataatgtgtgaatgtgtttttttaagcacACCATTTCAGTATATTTACTAGTGTAAACTTGCCTGTGTTTAAAGGAGACCACATGTGGAGACTTCAAGGCAGTAGTGGTTGAAGTTGCGGGTCATGCCTACTACACCGGAGTGGCCAGCTTCACTCAGGAGAACAGTGACCTCCTTAAGGATGGCTTCCTTCTCAGATGAGTTGAGAATGTTTAAGCCAGCATCTGATGATTCTGAGGGAAAATACTTCTGTCTGTCCATTTATACGCAAAAAACTGCCCAGTTTAAAATATTAGTATATGTTGAAGTGACAGTAATTGAAGCACAAGCAcaatttgtttatttgctgaatgCAAGAAGAAATAATGTCCCATAAAATGTTGTACACACCACTTTTTGGGGTGGTTTTCTAAATAAgctaaataatgaaataatcatATGTGACCAGGCTTGTTTTTCTATTCATTATCAGCAAATAAAAGTGTGCTGAAATTGTGAAGCTGTGTCCTCTGCACGGTCAATCAACAAACCATTTTTACTAGGAGTTCCCAGCTGTTTGTGTATTAATATATTTGGTACTTTTCCATGTTTCTTCTGTGAACATGCTGGGGtccagatatatatatatttttaaaatacattcatgCAGTATCAGCAAAAATGCATGCATCACTTCTGTTTGGGGAAATAGCTGGGGTGGGCAAGGTGGTTATGAACTGTAGCTATTAGCTATATTAATCATAGTGACTAATACTTTAATGTaagattatataaataaataaatattccatGTCTCCTGAAGTTAAAGCATCCACTAGCAGGCAATGTGCAACATGTACTCACAATGTATGTGCAGTGATGAGCTCAGACTTTCAACATAGCGGAATCTTCTTTAGCAAATCCTCAATTGTCTGTGAGGCAGCATTTAGAAGGGGTCTGAGTCTTTGCTGCAAGATGCAAACAACTAGAACAGAATGGCCAGATTACAGATTGCAAACGTGAAAAAAAAGCTGCAGAATTCtagagaaaggtcttgtggacagatgaggcTGAGATTAACCACTATCAGAGTGATGGCAGGAGCAACAATCCAAAGCATACTACCTTCACTGATGTAACTGCAGAAGGCAATAGACTCTGATTTGCTCAAGTTCCAGTAAATGCCTCCAAACTCATTAGGCAGTTCATCATACAGCAAGATAAagatcccaaacacactgctaaAGCAACACTAGTGTTTTCCCAGGTAAAACAGAGTTCTTGCCAGTCACCTGATTTAAAGTCAACTGAGCATGCAGTCCAGAAACAAgcaagagctgaagatggagccCAGGAATCGACTGAGTCACATGGCTGGAAAACCTCACAAGCCCCAAAAGCACATGCACAGACCACTATGTGAAGCCACAAGAgttttatttacacatttgcacaaaaacacacagcattACATACCACTATTGCTGTAACACTACCCTGTGGTTGTCTCGCCTCTCCAGCACGCTGTCTGCACTTGGCAGTCAGCTCTCCCTTTCTCGCGCGCGTGTGAGCTGGGCCATTAAAAGGGGCTGGGAGCTCCTCCCTAATCAGTCGCACCTGACTGTGATCAGGTGAGAGCGCCCAGCACCAGCACGTCCCCTCACAAAGGCTGCGTTAGAGGCTTGAGGACACTCAGCACCTGGTGAAGTCTCTGAATAAGTCACTGCATGGCAGAGGCATGCTGCACAGTGCTAAACATGACTGCTTTAATTTACCTAAGATCGCCATGGCCCcgttatggtgtcctgaaaggAGGGGGGCTGTGTTTCAACCGCGTTGTGATTTTTGACATGGTGAAACTGAAATGCAGGGGTTGGTTTAAGATGTCCTGGAGAGCTGCCTTGGAAAtccctgattggctgaatgggggGGCTCgatttgggctggagttgaAACCTGCTTGTCTGTAGCTTTCCAGGTGGAGGGTTGCAGATGGTCCTAAACTGACTCATTTTATACAGAACTGCAAACTAGAGCAGTGGTTCTCCATCCTGGTTCTGGAGTACCACTGTGCTGTATGTTGAAGCCCCCCTGCTCTAAGGTGCACAGTTCAGCTCAGGTAGAGCTTGCACATTAGCTTATTAGCCTGGTTAGTGGTACTgcaggaccaggattgggaaCCACTGAACTGGAAGATGTATATTTCCAAATATAAAATTCTACTAATTTTACCAGCTGCAAAAAAACACCCTTTTTAATTTACTGAGGTCACACGAACAGACTGATCGCCATCTAATCAGCCATCTAATTTAGCCCTAGCCCTGCTAGCCGATCATATTGCACGTATTTCAGCTATGAGAACTTTTTGAATGAGACACAAAACATAAAGacacaaggggggggggggctctttAAATATAACATGCGCCAACATGAGAAGATTTATAGATCCTTgatatttctattaatatctctGTGGCGATGCAGCGATACAGTAATACGGCCCGCCCTGCCCATTGCGTCCCATTGCCAGATCGTACGTGACGAGACACTCGTCTCTGCCTCCTGCCGTGTCTGACTGGTGGAGTAGTGTGTCCGTCAGCTGCTTCTcgtctgtaattggtggatttgtgcgTCTGTCCATGTTtagtgtgaaactgaccaatggacactcaAACTCTTCTCGTGCCTCTCGCCGTTAATTTAcactattttattaattaattaatttagtgGTTAATCTGATTTTGTTAAGCTAGACTCGGGTAAAGACATTTTAAGCatcataaataatttatttatttatgtaactgTGTGGTTTACAGAAAATGAAGAATTTCTCAAATCTGAATTTTTCAGGTTCAGGGTTTGAGGATATCTCTTCACTCAGTGTTCTAGGTGAGATTGTTCTGAAGATTGTAATATAAAACATGGGGGTATTATCTTatatgcaagtgcctttaaagTCCAatttaagagaaagaagaatgCCCTCAGTTTCTAGAGGGTTAATGAGTTTAGTGAGTTTCTCACATTGAAGTTTTACTGTGATTAAATACCCCccttttacacctggtcacttcatgtgactagtatctggactgtataCTGATACAATTTTAGACCTACGTGTTTACATTAGGCAGTGAAATGCATCTCCAGTTATGACTGGCCCACACCACAGAATAATCTGAGTGATTTTGAGGCGTTCGAGGACAATCAGACTGACTATGATCTTGTCAGATtatcctgcagtgtgtgtggagtctATGATCCTATCGGCCGTCCCATCTACTCCTGGAGCAGTTTGGGC
Coding sequences within it:
- the l3hypdh gene encoding trans-L-3-hydroxyproline dehydratase, which codes for MEFPKLPPHDGPVLSVVDMHTGGEPLRIIMSGYPDVIGDTVLAKRRYAREHLDHLRKVLMFEPRGHYDMYGALLVQSEIAEADLGVLFMHNEGYSTMCGHAVIALGRFAVDYGLVKAPTSPETQINIHCPCGLVKAFVEYSSGKTGAVRFQSVPAFVFATDVKVTVPGYGEITVDISYGGALYAFVDAERFGMDVNKSRTRDLVDVATAVTSAVKSQVKLHHPVSDDLAFLYGTILTDGKDAFSDEPTANICVFADAQVDRSPTGSGVTARIALQYHKGLIQLHQTRSFRSGTTGAIFTGKAVQETTCGDFKAVVVEVAGHAYYTGVASFTQENSDLLKDGFLLR